In Brachypodium distachyon strain Bd21 chromosome 2, Brachypodium_distachyon_v3.0, whole genome shotgun sequence, one genomic interval encodes:
- the LOC100844879 gene encoding acyl carrier protein 2, mitochondrial: MAMAAARRAFLNHLRVPVAHPAAAAGSVSFARLLSSTTEVEKGSFLDKGEVADRVVSVIKNFQKIEPSKVTTNAHFQKDLGLDSLDTVEIVMAFEEEFSFEIPDNEAEKIDSIKTAVDFIASHPQAK; encoded by the exons atggcgatggcggcggcgaggagagcgTTCCTGAACCATCTCCGCGTGCCGGTGGCCCAcccggctgccgccgcgggaAGCGTCTCTTTCGCTAGGCTCCTGTCTTCGACCACGGAGGTCGAAAAGGGGTCGTTCCTCGACAAGGGCGAGGTCGCCGACCGCGTCGTCTCCGTCATCAAGAACTTCCAGAAGATCGAGCCTTCCAAG gtgaCGACTAATGCACATTTCCAGAAGGACCTTGGGCTGGACAGCCTGGACACGGTCGAGATTGTGATGGCCTTTGAGGAAGAATTTAGTTTCGAGATCCCAGACaatgaggcagagaagattgATTCTATCAAAACGGCAGTCGATTTCATCGCCTCGCATCCTCAAGCAAAATAA